In Edaphobacter paludis, a single window of DNA contains:
- a CDS encoding M23 family metallopeptidase — MSLKKRYYIMFVSRDDDGSLSKVPVPLHYAYIFVAAAVIGMFTITGMAGSYSRMLIKTARFNQLRQDHNSLQKDYAHLEKTAHEKDVEAASLGSLATEVSALYGLTAGKLTSTGKTTIKLTGKAGRHGKSAGTEEVATTPLADANSGLTDESYYKSLQAFYALRSSAMSGSVTRALSGGPEYGSAGSFSGISDAGNLQMASYAPSLWPIMGPITSSFGEREDPITGNGEGEFHKGIDISAPNGTPVHVTADGVVKSAGMVNGYGREVVIDHGHGVETCYAHMSAFAAIAGQTVVRGQVIGYVGHSGRVTGPHLHYEVRIRNTPVNPHRYMRLTMATLGNDAAAGS; from the coding sequence TTGAGTTTAAAAAAGCGTTACTACATCATGTTTGTCAGCCGTGACGACGACGGGAGCCTGAGCAAGGTTCCGGTTCCGCTTCACTACGCCTATATCTTTGTGGCGGCGGCTGTGATCGGCATGTTCACGATTACCGGGATGGCGGGATCGTACTCGCGCATGCTGATCAAGACGGCGCGGTTCAACCAGCTTCGGCAGGACCACAACTCCTTGCAAAAAGATTATGCGCACCTGGAGAAGACCGCGCACGAGAAAGACGTCGAAGCAGCGTCGCTGGGATCGCTGGCAACCGAGGTTTCGGCGCTGTATGGGCTGACCGCGGGCAAACTGACGTCCACCGGCAAAACAACGATCAAATTGACGGGTAAGGCGGGACGGCATGGCAAGTCAGCCGGTACAGAAGAGGTGGCGACGACTCCGCTGGCCGATGCGAACAGTGGTCTGACGGATGAGTCGTACTACAAATCGCTGCAGGCTTTTTATGCGCTGCGCAGCTCGGCGATGAGCGGATCGGTGACCCGGGCGCTTTCGGGTGGACCGGAGTACGGCTCGGCGGGAAGCTTTAGCGGGATTTCTGATGCCGGGAATCTACAGATGGCATCGTATGCGCCGTCTCTGTGGCCGATCATGGGGCCGATCACCAGCAGCTTTGGCGAGCGAGAAGATCCGATCACAGGCAATGGCGAGGGCGAGTTTCATAAGGGTATCGATATCTCCGCGCCCAACGGCACGCCGGTTCATGTGACGGCGGACGGGGTGGTGAAGTCGGCGGGGATGGTGAATGGATACGGGCGTGAGGTGGTCATCGACCACGGTCACGGCGTAGAGACCTGCTATGCACATATGTCCGCTTTCGCGGCGATCGCGGGGCAGACGGTGGTTCGCGGGCAGGTGATTGGGTATGTCGGCCACAGCGGCCGGGTGACCGGGCCTCATCTTCACTATGAAGTTCGTATCCGCAATACACCGGTTAATCCGCATCGGTACATGCGGCTGACGATGGCGACGCTGGGGAATGATGCGGCGGCAGGCAGCTAG
- the rsmI gene encoding 16S rRNA (cytidine(1402)-2'-O)-methyltransferase, whose product MPDSHETRGGAPLAPGLYLVATPIGNLDDITLRALRILRSVDRIACEDTRQTQKLMNHFEIRTPTISYHMHNEGPRSEELIAELKQGARIAIVSDAGTPGIADPGGQIAAAAIAAGIPVFPVPGANAAISALIASGLPTDHFTFHGFLPAKPGQRKTALEELPRDTATHIFYEAPHRIADTLADIEAVFGATQPVVVARELTKLHEEFLRGPVSELRAQLATRAVIRGEMVLLFAPQPTEKVASAHQTIAAEVAALMQAENLSEKDALKRVAKNRGIGKSDAYRELQREQNRLR is encoded by the coding sequence ATGCCCGATAGTCATGAGACAAGAGGCGGCGCACCGCTGGCTCCGGGCCTCTACCTTGTAGCCACGCCCATCGGCAATCTCGACGACATCACTCTCCGCGCTCTCCGCATCCTCCGCAGCGTCGATCGCATCGCCTGCGAAGACACGCGGCAGACGCAGAAGCTGATGAACCACTTCGAGATCCGCACCCCCACCATCAGCTATCACATGCACAACGAAGGCCCGCGATCCGAAGAGCTGATTGCCGAGCTGAAGCAAGGCGCTCGCATCGCCATCGTCAGCGATGCAGGCACTCCAGGCATCGCCGACCCCGGCGGACAGATCGCCGCCGCCGCCATCGCCGCCGGCATCCCTGTCTTTCCTGTTCCCGGAGCAAATGCTGCCATCAGCGCACTGATCGCCAGCGGCCTGCCCACCGATCACTTTACCTTCCACGGTTTTCTTCCCGCCAAACCGGGCCAGCGCAAAACGGCTCTAGAAGAGCTTCCACGCGACACCGCAACCCACATCTTCTACGAGGCTCCACACCGCATCGCAGATACGCTCGCGGACATCGAAGCCGTCTTCGGAGCAACGCAACCCGTAGTAGTAGCCCGCGAGTTGACCAAGCTGCACGAAGAATTCCTGCGCGGCCCTGTCAGTGAGCTTCGCGCCCAACTCGCCACGCGCGCAGTCATTCGCGGCGAGATGGTTCTGCTGTTCGCGCCCCAGCCAACAGAAAAAGTCGCCTCAGCACATCAGACCATCGCCGCGGAAGTGGCCGCTCTGATGCAAGCCGAGAATCTTTCCGAAAAAGATGCACTGAAGCGCGTGGCGAAAAATCGCGGTATCGGTAAAAGCGATGCTTATCGCGAGTTGCAACGTGAACAAAACCGCCTCCGCTAG
- a CDS encoding M67 family metallopeptidase produces MLQISYADYGALRAHGEETYPHECCGVLLGKNEPGVGNRVHQLVRAGNTRTDSAHNRYNIAPQELVKIQRQARGLGLDIVGFYHSHPDHPAQWSPTDFAEAHWLGCSYIITSVDNGKAALTNSFLLTGTTEEDKKFEDEAIEIEIAEAQANNQKGQA; encoded by the coding sequence GTGCTTCAGATCAGCTACGCCGACTACGGAGCCCTGCGCGCGCACGGCGAAGAGACCTACCCGCACGAGTGCTGCGGCGTCCTGCTGGGCAAAAATGAGCCCGGAGTCGGCAACCGCGTCCACCAGCTCGTCCGCGCCGGCAACACCCGCACCGACTCCGCCCACAACCGCTACAACATCGCCCCGCAAGAGCTGGTGAAGATCCAGCGGCAGGCACGCGGTCTCGGCCTCGACATCGTCGGCTTCTACCACTCGCACCCCGACCACCCCGCGCAGTGGTCGCCGACAGACTTCGCCGAAGCCCACTGGCTGGGCTGTTCGTACATCATTACCAGTGTCGACAACGGCAAAGCCGCCCTGACCAACTCCTTCCTGCTGACCGGAACCACAGAGGAAGACAAGAAGTTCGAAGACGAAGCCATCGAGATTGAAATCGCCGAAGCTCAGGCGAACAACCAGAAAGGTCAAGCATGA
- a CDS encoding MoaD/ThiS family protein, producing MNIHIPTPLRTYTGGLETVTVSGATVSAVFEQLTIKYPELKQHLFTPEGKLRSFVNVYVNDDDLRYLADKEATPVTDRDELTIIPSIAGGTSC from the coding sequence ATGAACATTCACATCCCTACACCGTTGCGCACCTACACGGGCGGCCTCGAAACCGTCACCGTCTCCGGTGCAACCGTCAGCGCGGTGTTCGAGCAGCTCACCATCAAGTACCCCGAACTGAAGCAGCACCTCTTCACTCCCGAGGGCAAGCTTCGCTCCTTCGTCAATGTCTACGTCAACGACGATGACCTCCGCTACCTGGCCGATAAAGAAGCCACCCCCGTCACCGACCGCGACGAACTCACCATCATCCCCTCCATCGCCGGCGGCACAAGCTGTTGA
- the rsmD gene encoding 16S rRNA (guanine(966)-N(2))-methyltransferase RsmD, producing MRVIAGTYRSRQLAAPRGLETRPTSDRLRETLFNILSPRLDGCRFVDLYAGTGAVGIEALSRGAAQVWFAENADPALASLRANLVALKITRGFTLEPRGVGAMLQRLGKLGQPVDIVYLDPPYEAEAEYAGTLNFLGSVRGRELLAPDALVIAEHSSKAKLAGRYGALVHTRLLKQGDAALSFFGFPVAEESSLPDAVL from the coding sequence ATGCGCGTTATTGCAGGAACCTATCGCTCCCGTCAGTTGGCGGCTCCGCGTGGATTGGAGACTCGGCCTACGAGCGACCGATTGCGTGAGACTTTGTTCAACATTCTTTCGCCGCGGCTCGATGGCTGCCGCTTTGTCGATCTTTATGCAGGAACAGGTGCAGTTGGAATCGAGGCTCTGAGCCGCGGCGCGGCGCAGGTCTGGTTCGCCGAAAATGCCGATCCGGCGCTGGCATCGCTTCGCGCTAATCTCGTTGCTTTGAAGATCACTCGCGGCTTTACGCTGGAGCCGCGCGGGGTCGGCGCAATGTTACAGAGGCTCGGCAAACTGGGGCAGCCGGTCGATATTGTGTATCTCGATCCGCCTTATGAAGCAGAGGCGGAGTATGCGGGGACGCTGAACTTTCTTGGCAGCGTTCGTGGGCGCGAATTACTTGCGCCGGATGCTCTGGTGATTGCGGAGCACAGCAGCAAAGCAAAACTTGCGGGGCGCTATGGCGCACTCGTACATACGCGGCTGTTGAAGCAGGGCGATGCAGCACTCAGCTTTTTTGGTTTCCCGGTGGCGGAGGAAAGCTCCCTCCCTGATGCTGTCCTGTAA
- the moeB gene encoding molybdopterin-synthase adenylyltransferase MoeB: MPTAIEETVQLPKLTNDEIARYSRHLILPEVGMEGQQKLKAAKVLCIGTGGLGAPLAMYLAAAGVGTIGLVDFDVVDTSNLQRQIIHSTATVGMLKNDSAELMLKGLNPSLNVIKHNTMLTSANALDILKDYDVIADGTDNFQTRYLVNDACVLLGKPNAYASIYRFEGQASVFGTEQGPCYRCLYPEPPPPGLVPSCAEGGVLGILPGLLGVIQATETIKLILGIGEPLIGRLLLVDALGMNFRTLKLRKNPECPVCSANPTLTELIDYDQFCGIEKPTSVGPLEVSRDKAVADLPVVDGIPQISVEALKLKLDAKEEVFILDVREPHEYQIVNIGAPLIPVGDLPNRVGELAAHKDREIVVHCKTGGRSQKAALALKQAGFTNVSNLTGGITAWAEKIDTSLPKY, translated from the coding sequence ATGCCCACAGCCATCGAAGAAACCGTACAGCTTCCCAAGCTCACCAACGACGAGATCGCCCGCTACTCCCGCCACCTCATCCTGCCCGAAGTCGGCATGGAAGGCCAGCAGAAGCTCAAAGCGGCCAAGGTGCTCTGCATCGGCACCGGCGGCCTCGGCGCGCCGCTCGCGATGTATCTTGCCGCTGCCGGAGTCGGCACCATCGGCCTCGTCGACTTCGACGTCGTCGATACCAGCAACCTTCAGCGCCAGATCATCCACAGCACCGCCACCGTCGGCATGCTGAAGAACGATTCGGCGGAGTTGATGCTCAAGGGCCTCAATCCCAGCCTGAACGTCATCAAGCACAACACCATGCTCACCAGCGCCAACGCGCTCGACATCCTCAAGGACTACGACGTCATCGCCGACGGCACCGACAACTTCCAGACCCGCTATCTGGTCAACGACGCCTGCGTCCTCCTCGGCAAGCCCAATGCCTACGCCTCGATCTATCGCTTCGAGGGTCAGGCCAGCGTCTTCGGCACCGAGCAGGGCCCCTGCTACCGCTGCCTCTATCCCGAGCCACCACCGCCGGGCCTCGTTCCCTCCTGCGCCGAAGGCGGCGTGCTGGGAATCCTCCCCGGCCTGCTCGGCGTCATCCAGGCCACCGAGACCATCAAGCTGATCTTGGGAATTGGAGAACCCTTGATTGGTCGTCTGCTCCTGGTCGACGCCCTCGGCATGAACTTCCGCACGCTCAAGTTGCGCAAGAACCCCGAGTGCCCGGTCTGCAGTGCCAACCCGACCCTCACCGAGCTGATCGACTACGACCAGTTCTGCGGCATCGAGAAGCCGACCTCGGTTGGTCCGCTCGAGGTCTCCCGCGACAAGGCCGTCGCCGACCTGCCCGTGGTCGACGGCATCCCACAGATCTCGGTCGAAGCCCTGAAGCTCAAGCTGGACGCAAAAGAAGAGGTCTTCATCCTCGACGTCCGCGAGCCGCATGAGTACCAGATCGTCAACATCGGCGCACCGCTCATCCCGGTAGGCGACCTTCCCAACCGTGTCGGCGAATTAGCCGCGCATAAGGATCGCGAGATCGTCGTCCACTGCAAGACCGGCGGACGCAGCCAAAAGGCTGCTCTGGCACTCAAGCAGGCAGGCTTCACCAACGTCTCCAACCTGACCGGCGGCATCACGGCCTGGGCCGAAAAGATCGACACCTCACTGCCGAAGTACTAG
- a CDS encoding SGNH/GDSL hydrolase family protein has translation MSRLGIIGLAVTLACTAFLSPAAAQVAKPAPIHRMYVFGDSYSDIGEGYLDGNGPTAVAYLAQRFGLTLVPANAANIANQSLDFAISGAQTGSGTGKKIGNFLLGYGMRNQVDDFAAKVNAHAITFDPQTTLFFIAGGLNDSHLPTTTTVTNLSGEIKTLYGLGARRFEVALLPTTIPAFSAVGKRLNPELTRIPEELSPQLTGAQITLSHWGPFYDDVMLHPAQYGITNTTDACAGREIFNQDPTPCASPGTHFYYHEGHPSTATHKVVGDKLYEELQHEPTPQ, from the coding sequence ATGTCGCGTCTCGGAATCATAGGCCTCGCCGTAACGCTGGCTTGTACCGCCTTCCTATCGCCTGCCGCGGCGCAAGTCGCCAAACCCGCTCCAATACACCGCATGTATGTCTTCGGAGACAGCTACTCCGATATCGGCGAGGGCTACCTTGACGGCAACGGTCCCACCGCAGTCGCCTATCTGGCGCAGCGCTTCGGTCTGACTCTCGTCCCTGCAAACGCCGCTAATATCGCCAACCAGAGCCTCGACTTTGCCATCAGCGGAGCGCAAACCGGCAGCGGCACAGGAAAAAAGATCGGCAACTTCCTGCTCGGCTATGGCATGCGCAACCAGGTCGACGACTTCGCCGCAAAAGTGAATGCCCACGCCATCACCTTCGACCCTCAAACCACTCTCTTTTTCATCGCGGGCGGCCTCAACGACAGCCATCTCCCCACCACGACGACCGTGACCAACCTCAGCGGCGAGATCAAAACGCTCTACGGCCTCGGCGCACGCCGGTTCGAAGTCGCGTTGCTCCCCACGACGATCCCTGCCTTCAGTGCAGTAGGCAAACGCCTCAACCCCGAACTCACCCGCATCCCTGAAGAACTTTCGCCGCAACTAACCGGAGCACAAATCACCCTCAGCCATTGGGGACCGTTCTATGACGACGTGATGCTTCACCCAGCGCAGTACGGGATCACCAACACGACAGATGCCTGCGCCGGCCGCGAGATTTTCAACCAGGACCCCACGCCCTGCGCCAGCCCCGGCACCCACTTCTACTACCACGAAGGGCACCCCTCGACGGCCACCCACAAGGTCGTCGGCGACAAACTCTACGAAGAGTTACAACACGAACCAACGCCCCAATAG
- a CDS encoding cysteine synthase family protein — MITSTKSLGTSILQRIGNTPLVRLDRLSSHLSGIQILGKAEWTNPGGSVKDRAASAIVMDAQRRGLLTASRGLLDATSGNTGIAYAMLGAALHFSVTLCMPSNVSPERKRYLAAYGANVIWTDPADGSDGAIRKARELTAAEPDKYFYADQYSNPENWKAHYRTTGNEIWEQTEGRITHFVAGLGTSGTFMGTTRRLRELNPEIRCISMQPDSPFNGLEGLKYMPTAIVPNIYDPSLADANIEMPTETAYKMVKDLARNQGILVGISAAAAVATSLQVAEQEAKAGREAVIVTILCDSAEKYMSERFWQEE, encoded by the coding sequence ATGATCACATCCACCAAATCGCTTGGCACCAGCATCCTCCAACGCATCGGCAACACGCCCCTGGTCCGGCTGGACCGCCTGTCATCGCATCTATCCGGCATTCAAATCCTCGGTAAGGCTGAGTGGACCAACCCCGGCGGCTCCGTCAAAGACCGCGCTGCCTCGGCCATCGTCATGGACGCCCAGCGCCGCGGCCTGCTCACCGCCAGCCGTGGCTTGCTCGATGCCACCAGCGGCAACACCGGCATCGCCTACGCCATGCTGGGTGCGGCGCTCCACTTCTCCGTCACCCTCTGCATGCCGTCGAACGTCTCGCCCGAGCGCAAGCGTTACCTCGCAGCCTACGGCGCCAACGTCATCTGGACCGATCCCGCCGACGGCTCCGACGGCGCCATTCGCAAGGCCCGCGAACTGACCGCCGCCGAACCGGATAAATACTTCTACGCCGATCAGTACTCCAACCCCGAAAACTGGAAGGCTCATTACCGCACCACGGGCAACGAGATATGGGAGCAGACCGAAGGCCGCATCACCCACTTTGTTGCGGGCCTTGGCACCAGCGGCACCTTTATGGGCACCACCCGCCGCCTGCGCGAGCTGAACCCCGAGATCCGCTGCATCTCCATGCAGCCCGATTCGCCCTTCAACGGCCTCGAGGGTCTGAAGTACATGCCTACGGCGATCGTCCCCAATATCTACGATCCATCGCTCGCAGACGCCAATATCGAAATGCCGACCGAGACAGCCTATAAAATGGTGAAAGACCTCGCTCGCAACCAGGGAATCCTCGTCGGCATCTCCGCAGCCGCCGCCGTCGCCACGTCGTTACAGGTTGCCGAGCAGGAGGCCAAAGCTGGACGCGAAGCCGTCATCGTGACGATCCTCTGCGATTCGGCTGAAAAGTATATGAGCGAACGTTTCTGGCAGGAGGAGTAA
- a CDS encoding cystathionine gamma-lyase: protein MRDSTRIIRSTLTPASPGEPLHSGPVFAAPYHTPGDPSDAPYSYARSHNPTWTELERAIAQMESGPGYEASALVFASGMAATTAVFGAVLRPGDAVVMPSNAYFAARVLVQEYFTKMGIELRTAPTEGNAQAELLEGAKLLWIETPSNPTMEVCDIAVLCEAAHRAGALVAVDNTTATPLGQSPLALGADFSVASDAKSMTGHSDLLLGHVATRDPELLAKIDQWRTLTGGILGPMEAWLALRSIATLPLRLERSCENAQRIAEFLTTRKEVESVLYPGLPSHPGHAIAAKQMRYFGAVLSFILHDRAAAEKFLATSKLLTEATSFGGITTTAERRARWGGDAIPEGFIRLSAGCEAIEDLIDDITQALDALQ from the coding sequence ATGCGCGACTCCACCAGGATCATCCGTTCTACCCTCACCCCCGCGAGCCCCGGCGAGCCCCTGCACTCCGGCCCCGTCTTCGCCGCCCCGTATCACACCCCCGGCGACCCGTCCGACGCGCCCTACAGCTACGCCCGCTCCCACAACCCAACGTGGACGGAGCTCGAACGGGCCATCGCCCAGATGGAGTCCGGTCCCGGCTATGAAGCCAGCGCTCTGGTCTTCGCCTCGGGCATGGCAGCCACCACCGCCGTCTTCGGAGCAGTCCTGCGTCCCGGCGACGCGGTCGTCATGCCCTCGAACGCCTACTTCGCCGCCCGCGTACTGGTGCAGGAGTACTTCACCAAAATGGGCATCGAACTCCGCACCGCCCCAACCGAGGGCAACGCGCAGGCCGAGTTGCTCGAAGGCGCAAAGCTCCTCTGGATCGAGACCCCCAGCAACCCCACCATGGAGGTCTGCGACATCGCTGTTCTCTGTGAAGCTGCCCACCGCGCCGGCGCACTGGTAGCCGTAGACAACACCACCGCCACGCCGCTGGGCCAGAGTCCACTTGCCCTCGGGGCCGATTTCTCCGTCGCCTCCGACGCCAAATCCATGACCGGACACAGCGACCTGCTGCTCGGCCACGTCGCCACCCGCGACCCGGAACTCCTCGCAAAGATCGACCAGTGGAGAACTCTCACCGGCGGCATCCTCGGCCCCATGGAAGCGTGGCTCGCCCTCCGCTCCATCGCAACTCTTCCCCTGCGCCTCGAACGAAGCTGCGAAAACGCCCAGCGCATCGCCGAATTCCTGACCACGCGCAAGGAGGTCGAAAGCGTCCTATACCCCGGCCTCCCATCGCATCCTGGCCACGCCATCGCCGCAAAGCAGATGCGCTACTTCGGCGCTGTTCTCAGCTTCATCCTGCATGACCGCGCAGCAGCAGAGAAGTTCCTCGCCACCTCGAAGCTCCTCACCGAAGCCACCAGCTTCGGCGGCATCACCACCACCGCCGAACGCCGCGCACGCTGGGGCGGAGATGCCATCCCCGAAGGCTTCATCCGCCTGAGTGCAGGCTGCGAGGCCATCGAAGACCTCATCGATGACATAACGCAAGCGCTGGACGCCCTACAATGA
- a CDS encoding CBS domain-containing protein yields the protein MIVMRGWSFPIGKFLGVDVRIHTFLVLLLAVAVSYGSAVGSTGGRGFALWLILLLALAVREIARAIAAAWFGLELRALLLLPTGALMTFATPEATERADSPAVQKRLALVGPVANIAFGLLLGAVVLTITPQINLLERPWIALPHLLRSSVWINLLLGVINLLPASPLDGGRLFRSEFSKSGGILKGTRASAGLGQLIAIGLIIGGLAISNMWLIMIGGFVLIGSHMESQGLLLQNDTEAVRMRDVMLTEFSMLSASDTLEDALQRSVHTLQDVFPVVRGANLVGAVSRQGIVEALQADGNGYVQGVMTRSFQTAQPDDSLVKTLRRIMSGQVAQMVPILEGNRIVGIITPQNLNHALGLLNQRRRLRQPAE from the coding sequence ATGATAGTTATGCGTGGGTGGTCATTTCCGATCGGCAAATTTCTGGGTGTGGATGTTCGCATCCATACCTTCCTTGTGCTCCTGCTGGCCGTCGCCGTCAGCTACGGCTCAGCCGTGGGGTCGACCGGCGGACGCGGCTTCGCGCTGTGGCTGATTCTGCTGCTCGCCCTGGCTGTTCGCGAGATCGCACGCGCCATCGCCGCAGCTTGGTTCGGCTTGGAGTTGCGCGCCCTTCTGCTGCTGCCCACCGGCGCTCTGATGACCTTCGCCACTCCCGAAGCGACGGAGCGTGCCGACAGCCCCGCAGTCCAAAAGCGCCTGGCCCTGGTCGGCCCGGTGGCAAACATCGCTTTCGGCCTGTTACTGGGAGCCGTCGTGCTCACCATCACGCCGCAGATCAATCTCCTCGAGCGTCCATGGATTGCTCTGCCCCATCTTCTGCGCTCTTCCGTCTGGATCAATCTTCTGCTCGGCGTAATCAACCTGCTCCCCGCATCTCCGCTCGACGGCGGGCGTCTCTTCCGTAGCGAGTTCTCGAAATCAGGCGGCATCCTCAAGGGCACCCGCGCCTCCGCTGGCCTCGGCCAGCTCATCGCGATTGGCCTCATCATCGGCGGTCTGGCAATCAGCAACATGTGGCTCATCATGATCGGCGGCTTCGTCCTGATCGGCTCTCACATGGAAAGCCAGGGTCTGCTGCTGCAGAACGATACCGAAGCCGTTCGCATGCGCGACGTTATGCTGACCGAGTTCAGCATGCTCTCCGCCTCGGACACGCTCGAAGACGCACTGCAACGTTCCGTGCACACGCTGCAGGATGTCTTCCCGGTCGTGCGCGGCGCCAACCTCGTCGGCGCAGTCTCACGCCAGGGCATCGTTGAGGCGTTGCAAGCCGACGGCAACGGCTACGTTCAGGGAGTCATGACGCGCTCCTTCCAGACCGCCCAGCCCGACGACTCTCTGGTTAAGACTCTGCGCCGCATCATGTCCGGACAGGTCGCGCAGATGGTTCCCATCCTCGAAGGCAACCGCATCGTCGGCATCATCACACCGCAGAACCTGAACCACGCCCTCGGCCTGCTCAATCAGCGCCGCAGACTGCGGCAACCGGCGGAATAA
- the thiL gene encoding thiamine-phosphate kinase has translation MKELALIEQIRRSFAASRSKAVALGIGDDCAILRPPAGSEVLVTTDFTLEGKHFRRDLHPPESVGHRCLARGLSDLAAMGATPMAAFLSLALPASPLADPKSRTWITRFFKGLRALADQHHITLAGGDTAESPSDAILADIVLLGAAPIGRSLRRSGAKPGDALYVTGSLGGAAAELSSLFTLNTFPAKISKTVNHPQTFPQPRIAIGQALLRRKLATACIDISDGLSTDLAHLCRASNVAAELEQSAIPLHPLTRKLAPDAALNLALHGGEDYELLFSAPTSTRIPHQLAGIPITRIGQFTRKQAKRPLMTLLGLEGTRATLEPHGWEHFSLS, from the coding sequence ATGAAAGAACTGGCCCTCATTGAACAAATTCGCCGCAGCTTCGCCGCTTCACGAAGCAAAGCCGTAGCCCTCGGCATAGGCGACGACTGCGCCATCCTCCGCCCTCCCGCTGGGTCCGAAGTCCTTGTTACCACAGACTTTACTCTTGAAGGAAAGCACTTTCGCCGCGACCTCCATCCGCCTGAATCGGTCGGCCACCGCTGCCTCGCCCGCGGCCTCAGCGACCTTGCTGCCATGGGCGCGACTCCCATGGCAGCCTTCCTCTCGCTTGCCCTGCCCGCCAGCCCGCTCGCCGATCCCAAAAGCCGCACTTGGATCACCCGCTTTTTCAAAGGTTTACGGGCTCTCGCCGACCAGCACCACATCACCCTCGCCGGAGGTGACACCGCCGAATCTCCCTCCGACGCCATCCTCGCCGACATCGTCCTCCTCGGGGCTGCCCCCATCGGTAGATCCCTTCGCCGGTCCGGGGCCAAACCCGGTGACGCCCTCTACGTCACCGGCTCGCTCGGCGGAGCAGCCGCCGAATTGTCCTCCCTGTTCACCCTCAACACCTTTCCAGCAAAGATCAGCAAAACCGTAAACCACCCCCAGACCTTCCCTCAGCCGCGCATCGCCATCGGCCAGGCGCTCCTCCGCCGCAAACTGGCAACCGCCTGCATCGATATCAGCGACGGCCTCTCCACCGATCTCGCCCACCTATGCCGCGCCTCCAACGTCGCGGCCGAACTCGAACAATCGGCAATCCCGCTCCATCCCCTCACCCGCAAACTCGCACCGGATGCCGCTCTGAACCTTGCCCTCCACGGAGGCGAAGACTACGAGCTCCTCTTCAGCGCCCCAACCTCAACCCGCATCCCCCACCAACTGGCAGGCATCCCCATCACCCGCATCGGCCAATTCACCCGCAAACAAGCGAAGCGCCCGTTGATGACCCTGCTAGGTCTCGAAGGTACCCGCGCTACACTTGAGCCACACGGCTGGGAGCACTTTTCTCTCAGCTAA